From Chrysemys picta bellii isolate R12L10 chromosome 1, ASM1138683v2, whole genome shotgun sequence:
TCACCACAGAACACAGATGACTGCCAGATACGTTGCTTGATTTAAGTTAAGACTTCTCCAACATTTTCATAATGTATATTACATCTTAATAAAGATAGAATTTAATTGCATGGACCACTTTCTACTCCATCCACAATCTGACATCTATTACAAGTAGATCCAACACTTTGAAACTGATTATTAGTGATGCAGAAGAAAGCTCAACACTCAAActctacaatctatcctgaaggatgatccctcactctcacagatcttgggagataggccagtcctcgcttacagacagcccccacaacctgaagcaaatactcaccagcaaccacacaacaaaaacactaacccaggaacctatcctggcaacaaagcccgttgccagctctgtccacatatctattcagtggacactatcataggacctaatcacatcagccatgccatcaggggctcgttcacctgcacatctaccaatgtgatatatgccatcatgtgccagcaatgcccctctgccatgtacattggccaaaccggacagtctctatgcaaaagaataaatggacacgaatcagacgtcaagaattataacgttcaaaaaccagtcggagaacacttcaacctccctggtcactcaattacagatctaaaagtcgcaattatttaacaaaaaaccttcaaaaacagactccaatgagagactgcagaactagaattaatttgcaaactggacaccattaaattaggcttgaataaagacagggagtggatgagtcattacacaaactaaaaactagtTCCCCCTATTAAttttccctactgttactcacaccttcttgtcaactgtttgaaatgggccatcctgattatcactacaaaagttttttttctcctgctgataatagcccaccttaattgattagtctcattcgAGTTGGTAGggtaacacccatttttttcatgttctgtgtgtgtgtgtgtgtatatatatatatatatatatatatatatatatcttcctactgtattttccactgaatgcatctgatgaagtgggctttagcccacaaaagcttatgctcaaataaatttgttaatctctaaggtgccacaagtactcttcgtTCTTTTATCATTCTTGTTCATCTTCTAAATATTTTTTATATAATACAAGATGGAGTGGTATGAAGGTTCTCTGGGTGAGAGTTTGGGATGACCAGTTCGGATGATCACACATTTTTCACAGCGGTAAAATTATGTAGGCAATCCCAAGCAAATGCAGATAAAACCTTTCTACCACATCATTCTGTATGGACAAAGAAAATCCATTTTACAGGATATGGTATCTTAAACAGAGTTTTAGAGTTTTCTTTTAGTGTAAACATTCATTGTATTCCTAACCCTATAAAGTTTTCACTACAAAGGGCCAGATGCTCAACCGTAAAAAGCCTCTTGGGAAGGTGTAATTATGTTTTGTTCTTAAATGGTAGAtgtttgaagctgctcagaggttTGAAATATTAGGATAAGGTCCAAGGAGATGGATCAATGGGCAAAGGGCAGGCAAAGCAATCAAAGACTCATGACAAATTAATTTAACacatggccagggccggcttcaggcaccagcctggcaagcaggtgcttggggcggccactccagagaggggcagcacgtccaggtattcggcggtaattcggcagaCAGTCCcccactcccgctcggagcgaaggaccatatatatatatatcatatatgcatccgaagaagtgggctgtagtccacgaaagcttatgctctaataaatttgttagtctctaaggtgccacaagtactcctgttcttcatttactTGTGTCTTCAGGGCTGTTCATTCTGCAGAATTTACAAACAAGTGTGCTTTTTTGTTGTGTAAACTGGACTCAGGTTACAAACCCACTTTAAATAAGATACATAACAGATGTCAGATGATAAACTTTCATTCACTACATTTCTGGGCCATATTCAAAGTAGTAAACTGAAGTTAAACAGTTTTGTTTCCCATGACCATGGTCCTTCAAATTCTTCTACATCTTCCCTTTttacaaattttcaaaaatgtgttttaaattttATCATTACATGTTGAGCTCCTGGATCTTAAAGTGGCttttaaataatactttgcaaatCCTCAATCTAGATTCTCTAAGTAAAAATTGGCTTGTTTTTCCATAATAATAAAGCAGTGAGAATTAGAACAGTCTATCTTCTCCATCTTACAAACTGATGACAGATCATAATTTATATGTATATTCTAGATTTCAATGCTCTTTTATTGCTGTTTCTGTCTACTGAGTAAATGCATTTTTTGAAACTTGGGTAAGTAAAGTATTTACATGCTAAACTAGGGTACTGGCCTACCAGGTAATAAGTGCATTCAGAGTTATCTAACAATTAGGCTGCCATTTTAACTTGCACTTTGAATTCTCTCACTATTGTAGATTTAAATGGGTCCTTTTCACATTTACTTGAATGCACTTTGCTGGAAATCTGACATAAGAGAAAGTTATTAActaaaaataattgtatgttgtCTGATAGTAGCTATGAATCTGAAGTTATCTGTACCACTGTAACTAGACCTACAGTTACAGTTCAAAATTAACAAGATTGGGAAATTTATCACACAGCCAAATGTTATTTTAAAGCAGCAATGAGAAGTTCCTTGAACTTCTCTAAATCACACTTATTAATGACAAaagctttatttttcttcttaagAAGATCAGTTATATCCATTACCATCATTCCTCTAGTTAGTGAGCCATTCAGCTCCACACTTACAGCAGCTTCTATGGCTTCTGTGACAAAGCTCTCGTCAATTGCAGCAGCCATAGCATAGGAATCACAACACACAAATCCTGAAGTCCATAAGATGTTGCCTGTATTTTCTTGTTCTGACTTCATGAATTTTATACTGTGGGCAAATATTTTCTCTGTGAACTCAGCTTTTTTGGTGTCCTGATTAATCCACTCATGATAGAATTCCTGCAAACCAAAAGAATAATGTTGGCGATTAAAAAATGAAGAGAAACATTGGGATATAGCTTCATCCCTCCTTTTGCGATTAAGTCAAGACTGCCCAGCATTAGAGCATGTGCACAGCTTTAGATACAGTTATTTTTACATTCCAATTCAGTGAGCTCTGATTTAGGACACAGTCCTGTAATATGATCCATGTGGACATACCCCTGCACCCATGGACACTGAGTTTCACCAGATTTACCTTTAACATTAATTTACATTAAACATTTGGTGTCTTACCCAAGACAATGAATTGCGACATGTAAATTCCCATGTTGCAATATAGGTAGGGCAAGTGAACTCATTTAAGACAACATACGCAGCTTCTGGATCAGTTGCAAAATTGAATTCTCCACAGACTGTAACATTTCCTCTGGCTAACAAAAACATAAACCAAAAAAGTAACTGTTCAGTATATTTTCGCTTATTTTCTTCAATCAGTTTACTTTTCAGTACCAAAACGTACAATATTTACTGCACCTTGTCCATTTTGCTTACCAAAAAATCGTAATACAAAAAAGAACATGTCCAAAACAAATCATATTTTTAGCATTAAACTATCATCATAAGATAAATTTATTATAAAATTCCAACAAAGATTTAACTTCAAGTTAAGGTCATTGAAAGGTATTAACTGTGAGTGCAATTACTAAAAATCAAGGAAATCACACATTATGGCAACATTAACAACTACACCAACCTCCTTTCCCATACCTAATCTAATACACAAATGCATGCAGTCTAGCAATTGTATAAAAAAGGCCAAACAGCTTCTGAATAAGCACACTGGAGTTATTAGTTAAAATGTTTGCCTACTGATCATTTTATAAATTACTTACATTCTACATTTCCTCCCATAATGAACACATTTTTAAGCTTCTTAGGAAATGTTGGATCCAATTTCACTGCCAAAGCTAGATTAGTCAAAGGACCAGTGGCAACTAGAGAAATCTACAAAACATAAACAAAACACTACTCCATCTCTTTACATGTTACTCCAATGAAAACAAACCCAGAGACCCCAGATCACATTTTTCTAAGTGGCttgttttaaacatttgtttACAGTTCTgttaaagcagtgtttcccaaact
This genomic window contains:
- the LOC101948437 gene encoding uncharacterized protein LOC101948437 isoform X3, producing the protein MTKLLLIDVDCGVDDAQAIMMALASPSIEILGITCCYGNTVLENVCKNVLRVLQVCKRLEIPVYQGASAPLLGGPVEGAFFHGRDGLGDVPVPNAPGLDHLQKEHAVIAMLRIVNEKPGQISLVATGPLTNLALAVKLDPTFPKKLKNVFIMGGNVESRGNVTVCGEFNFATDPEAAYVVLNEFTCPTYIATWEFTCRNSLSWEFYHEWINQDTKKAEFTEKIFAHSIKFMKSEQENTGNILWTSGFVCCDSYAMAAAIDESFVTEAIEAANEQP
- the LOC101948437 gene encoding uncharacterized protein LOC101948437 isoform X2, translated to MTKLLLIDVDCGVDDAQAIMMALASPSIEILGITCCYGNTVLENVCKNVLRVLQVCKRLEIPVYQGASAPLLGGPVEGAFFHGRDGLGDVPVPNAPGLDHLQKEHAVIAMLRIVNEKPGQISLVATGPLTNLALAVKLDPTFPKKLKNVFIMGGNVESRGNVTVCGEFNFATDPEAAYVVLNEFTCPTYIATWEFTCRNSLSWEFYHEWINQDTKKAEFTEKIFAHSIKFMKSEQENTGNILWTSGFVCCDSYAMAAAIDESFVTEAIEAAEWRSHPCSYVKLTMHQQKGTTEK
- the LOC101948437 gene encoding inosine-uridine preferring nucleoside hydrolase-like isoform X1; translation: MTKLLLIDVDCGVDDAQAIMMALASPSIEILGITCCYGNTVLENVCKNVLRVLQVCKRLEIPVYQGASAPLLGGPVEGAFFHGRDGLGDVPVPNAPGLDHLQKEHAVIAMLRIVNEKPGQISLVATGPLTNLALAVKLDPTFPKKLKNVFIMGGNVESRGNVTVCGEFNFATDPEAAYVVLNEFTCPTYIATWEFTCRNSLSWEFYHEWINQDTKKAEFTEKIFAHSIKFMKSEQENTGNILWTSGFVCCDSYAMAAAIDESFVTEAIEAAVSVELNGSLTRGMMVMDITDLLKKKNKAFVINKCDLEKFKELLIAALK